The nucleotide sequence TGCGCCATATCGAGTCATGCTCCAGATGCGCTGAATACCGCCGCGACATTGTCAATGCCGTCGCCGTGCTCGGGGGCGGGGCGCTCAAGAAGTTGTCCTAGCGCTACTTCCGAGTGTTCACTCCTGCTTACCGCTGTCGCGCAACATGGCGAGGGTGACAGCCCCACGCCCGATGGCCTCATTGGCCAGACGGATCCGGCGCTCTCCCTCTGCCGGGACTCCGAACTTGTCGTACAGGTTTTGCAGATGCTGTTTGATGGCTGCCTCGGTAACGACTAGCTCCTGAGCCATCCGGCGAACGGACGCGGGCGCGGGAAATGGGTCGTCGGAAACCAGTGGACGGCACAAGGCCACTAGGACCTCGAGTTCGCGCCGGGTAAGCGCCGGCAAGGGCTCGGCGGGTGCTGCAGAAATTGTTTCTTCACCCGCGGGTGCGTGGTCGCCTTCCCTTGCCTCCCAGAAGATCAACCGGGTTTTGCCGACCCGCAGTTCGTCCCCGGAACGCAGCACCCGTTCGGCAGAGATCTTCTCTCCGTTGAGGTAAGTGCCATTGCGACTACCGACATCACGTACCGACCAAGCAAACCCGAGGTTTTCCAGGACGGCATGCAAGCGCGAGACGGTCGAATCCTGCTCGATCGACACGCTATTCGTTGCGGCCTTGCCGACCGTCACTCGTTGTCCGGTCAGCGTGATCAATTCCCGTCCCGACGGCGTCTGGATTTCCAGGTGGGCAGGCACGCAGACAGCCTATGGCGTCTGGCCTATCGGAATCTGTGAGTCAGCCTGTTGAACCTCGGTCGTATACGCCTGCGCTGCGGTTACGATCGGAGTGACCTGGAACGAGATTTTGATGACAGATCCGACTGCCAGCTACTCCGAAGAGTTCACCCACACTCAAGCGGCCGACACTGCCGGCGAAATAGAGATCGGCACCAGGACACTCGAATCAGCGTTTGCGGTCACCATGCCGCCCACCCGTCTCGCCCAGATCGAGGTGGGCCAGCATCTCGACGACTTCGATCTGCTGCTCGAACTCGGCAAAGGCGCCTTCGCGCGAGTTTTTCTGGCCCGGCAACGGTCGTTGCAACGACTGGTGGCGGTCAAGATCTCGGCGAACCGTGACGACGAGCCGCAAACCCTAGCCCAGCTTGAGCACGATTACATCGTCCGGGTCTTCGACCAGCGGATTCTCCCGGATCGCGAATGCCGGCTGATGTACATGCAATATTTGCCTGGCGGAACGCTGCTCAACGTCGTTGAGGCGATACGCCGCGCAGGGCGGCCACCCGGCTCCGGTCAGGCGCTGCTCGACGCGGTGGACAACGCACTGGAGTCGCGCGGCGAGATCCGGCCCACCGAGTCAGCGACTCGCACCGAGCTCGCGACCCTTTCCTGGCCCGAGACCGTGGCGTGGCTGGGCAAACGGCTGGCTGAAGCGCTGCACTATGCGAATTCACGCGGCGTCCTGCACCGCGACATCAAGCTCGCGAACGTACTGCTCGCGCCCAATTGCATCCCGAAGCTCGCGGACTTCAACATCAGCTTCGGCCGCAACGTGTCCGGGGCGAGCCCATTCACCTATTTCGGCGGCACGTTGTCGTATATGTCTCCCGAGCAGCTGATGGCGTGTCGGCCAGGCCACGCACTAGATGCGGCGAAACTCGATACTCGCAGCGATATCTACTCCCTCGCGGTTGTGCTGTGGGAACTGTTGACCGGTCGGAAACCGTTTGACGATTCCGCCGCGAAAGAGGCCCAGGCAAGCTCGGACGGATCGGTCGGCGACACCACCGGGCTGGAGCGGATGCTGGCCACCCGCGAACAAGGAGTTTCGGCGGCGGCGCTCGCTGCGCTGCCCGCGAATTGTCCTGCCGCGCTTCGCAGGGTTCTGCTGAAGGCACTGAGCGCCGATCGTGATCTGCGCTGGTCCTCGGGCGCTGAACTCGCCGAGCAATTCCAATTGTGCCTCGATCCGCGCGCGCGTGACCTGGTGGATCCGCCCGCGCGAAGTTGGCGGCTGCGCCTGCGGCCCTACTTTCTGCTGATCGCTTCGCTGGCCGTCATGGTTCCCAACCTGCTGGCCGGCGCGTACAACATCCAGCACAACCAGCTGCTCATCGTCAGCAAGCTTTCCGAGCAGGCCCAGGGCCGGTTCATCCTGATCACCACGCTGGTCAACCTCATTTGGTATCCGGTCGGCTTTGCGGTGCTGGTCTATTGGGGTCGTTCGGTCATCCTGGTCCCGCGACGCCTGCGACGTGGGCTGGCACCGCCCCCGGACGCCTTGGCCCAAGCGCGCCACGACTGCCTCGTCGCCGGTGATCGAACGGTGTTCGTCGTATTCAGCATGTGGTTGCTGGCCGGGCTGACATTCCCGCTCACCATGGAATTCGCTGCGGGTGGAATCCCGGGTAGGTCCGCGATCCATTTCTTTGGGTCGCTCGCGGTGTGCGGCGCAATCTCGATCGCGTATTCATTCTTTCTGTTGAACTTTTACATCGTGCGCAGTATCTATCCGGAATTGGTGGCCCATGGATACACGAATCCGCAAGAGGCCGAACAGCTTCGGGGCCTCAGCCGTCGACTGTCGCGCTACTTGGCCGTGGCGGCCTCGGTGCCGTTGCTCGGTATTGTGGCCGTGACCTACCTGACCGCCTCCGAGATCGCCGAAGTCATCGTGCCGATCAGGGTGCTGTGTATCGGGGGAATTGCCGCGTTCGCACTCGTGTATTGGATGTCGCGGCAGATCGAATTCGACATCCAAGCGCTCAAGCGGGTGATTCGCCACCGAGCGGCACACTAGTCGCGTCACTTGGTGGCGTCGAGGATGAACTGCCTCTGGAGTCCGAGCAGCACTTTGTCGGCGGTGAGTAGCTGCAAGCCAGCCCGGTCGGCCTGGGCCACGAGGAGCCGATCGAACGGGTCGTGCCGCGCCAATTCGGGGTAGTCGCGGATCGCTTCGGCATGCTCGGCGGTGATGTTCAGCAGCAGGAGCCCGTGTCCGCGGTGCGACTCGGCTACGTCCTCGTGCGTGCCGCCGGCACCGGCTTGTCGCCCTCTGCCCGGGCCGCGCCGGCGGCGAGATGCTTCAGCAGCTCGGCCTGGATCAGTCGGCGCCCGGGCGCGAGCCGATGCGAGAGCCCGTTCAGCAGCATCAGCGTGCGCCCGACGAGCGCGAAGTCCTCCGGAATCTTGCGCAGGCTCGTCTGTCCGAGGATCTCGAAGAAGCCGGCCTCGGTGTCGCTGTCGCCGACCGTCATCAGCATCAGCGTGCGCAGGTTCTCGGGTTTCATCGAGGCGACGTCGAAGCCAAGCCGCTCGGCCGCGGCGAAAGCCGATCGTGAGTCGCCGATCATCGATGAGACCATCATCGATGCGACGAGCCACGCGAAGCCCGGCGGCAGCTCCTTGGCCAGGCCGAAGTCGAGGAGGCCGATCCGGCCGTCGGGCAGGATCAGCAGGTTCCCCGGGTGCGGATCGCCGTGGAAGAAGCTCCGCTCGAAAATCATCGTGCCGTAGAGCGCGCCGATCTTGCGCGCGATGTCCGCGAGCTTGTGCCCTGCGGCGACCAACTCCTTCGTCCGCGCGACCTGGATGCCCTTCAGGTACTCGAGCACGATCACGTTGTCGCCGCACAGCTCCGGATACACGCGTGGGACCACGACGAAGGGGATGTCGCTGAGGCTTTCTGCGAGGCGCTCGGTCGAGCGCGCCTCGCGCGGGAAGTCGAGCTCCAGCTGGATGAAACGCGTCGTCTCCGCGACGAGCGCGCGCAGGTCGATGCCCCGCTGCAGGAGCATGACGATCCCGATCACGCGGCGCAGCATGCCGAGGTCGAGCGGGATGATCGTTGGGATCTCGGGATAACGAATCTTCAGCACCACCTGGCTGCCGTCGCGCAGTGTCGCGCGGTGCACCTGTGCCAACGAAGCGGCGGCGAGGGCGTGGCGGTCGACCGTCGCGAAGACCTCGTCGAGCGGGCGGCCGAGGTCGCGCTCGACGAGCGGCCGCAGCGTCTCGAAGGGTCGTGGCGGCACCGCGTCGTGGAACTGGCTCAGTTCCTCGATGAAGGGCGCCGGGAGGAAGTCGGCCCGTGCACCCTGGATCTGGGCGGCCTTTATGAAGGCGCCGGCCAGCGAAAGCGCGACACGCTTGATCTCGCGGGCCGCCGCGCGGTGTGCGCGCTGCCAGTCGGCGTCGGTCGTCGGCCACGCAGCGGTGCGATCACGCGCCAGCAGCAGCAGGTAGTGGGGCAGGACGCGCGCGACCGCGAGCGCCACGCGCAGGACTCGGACGACTCGGAAGTGCCGGATCACGATTGAGGATGCGCTTCGCTTGAGGCGATCGCAGGCACGGTGTTATTGTGGCCGGTCACTCGGCCTTTCTCAACACTGTGCTCGCCCAGAGGATCCCGCCATGACGTCCACTGCCTGGCAGCGCTCGGCGCCCTCTCCCGACCGGTCGGCAGCGGATCCTTCTTCCAACGGCTCGGGCGACTTCGACCTGTTCCTGCCGCTGCGCAGCGCCGGCTCGCTCGAGAACCCCTACCCGATGTACTCGGTGATCCGCACCGTGCGGCCCGTGCTCGAGGTACCGGTCGCGGATTACACCGGCCCCGGGGTGTGGATGCTCACACGCTACCGCGACGTCCACTCGGCGGTGCGCGACCCGCGCTTCTCGGTCGAGCGGCTGCGCGCCCCGCTCATGCGCGACAACCTCGACCGCATGCCGGAGTTCCTGCGCCAGAACGCGACCGGCATGCGCTCGATGCTGACCATGGACCCGCCCGACCACACGCGGGTCCGCAAGCTCGTCAACAAAGCCTTCACGCCCAAGCGCATCGCCGCGCTGCGCGGCCACATCCAGGCGATCGTCGGCGAGCTCGCCGACGCCGCGCAGGACCAGGGCACCTTCGACCTGATCCACGACGTCGCCGAGCCGCTTCCGGCGATCGTGATCGCCGAGCTGCTGGGTGTGCCGGTCGAGGACCACCGGCAGTTCCGTCAGTGGTCGAGCGCGATGATCAACGGCTTCGCGTCGTCGAGCAGCCAGGGGCGCGCGACCGGCACCGAGGCGGCGCGCCAGATCTTCGACTACCTCGCCGACATCATCGCCGCCCGCCGCCGTGCGCCGCGCGAAGACCTGATCAGCGCGATGATCGCGGCCCAGGAGGAGCGCGACGCGCTCACCGACGACGAGCTGCTCGCGACCGGCAACCTGCTGCTGCTGGCCGGCCACGAGACGACGACGAACCTGATCGGCAACGGCACGCTCGCGCTGTTGCGCGAGCCCGACCAGTGGAAGCGGCTCTGCGACGAGCCCCCGCTGCTCCCGACCGCGATCGAAGAGCTGCTCCGCTACGACGGGCCGGTGCAGGCGACGGTGCGCGTCGCGCTCGAAGACGTCGCGATCGACGACCAGGTGATCCCGGAAGGCTCGCTGGTGCTGGTCAGCATCGGCGCGGCGAACCACGACCCGGACGTGTTCGAGGACCCCGATCAGCTCGACCTCACGCGCAACCCGAACCCGCACCTCGCGTTCGGGTTCGGTACCCACTTCTGCCTCGGGGCGCCGCTCGCG is from Mycobacterium conspicuum and encodes:
- a CDS encoding ABC1 kinase family protein, producing MALAVARVLPHYLLLLARDRTAAWPTTDADWQRAHRAAAREIKRVALSLAGAFIKAAQIQGARADFLPAPFIEELSQFHDAVPPRPFETLRPLVERDLGRPLDEVFATVDRHALAAASLAQVHRATLRDGSQVVLKIRYPEIPTIIPLDLGMLRRVIGIVMLLQRGIDLRALVAETTRFIQLELDFPREARSTERLAESLSDIPFVVVPRVYPELCGDNVIVLEYLKGIQVARTKELVAAGHKLADIARKIGALYGTMIFERSFFHGDPHPGNLLILPDGRIGLLDFGLAKELPPGFAWLVASMMVSSMIGDSRSAFAAAERLGFDVASMKPENLRTLMLMTVGDSDTEAGFFEILGQTSLRKIPEDFALVGRTLMLLNGLSHRLAPGRRLIQAELLKHLAAGAARAEGDKPVPAARTRT
- a CDS encoding FHA domain-containing protein translates to MPAHLEIQTPSGRELITLTGQRVTVGKAATNSVSIEQDSTVSRLHAVLENLGFAWSVRDVGSRNGTYLNGEKISAERVLRSGDELRVGKTRLIFWEAREGDHAPAGEETISAAPAEPLPALTRRELEVLVALCRPLVSDDPFPAPASVRRMAQELVVTEAAIKQHLQNLYDKFGVPAEGERRIRLANEAIGRGAVTLAMLRDSGKQE
- a CDS encoding cytochrome P450; amino-acid sequence: MTSTAWQRSAPSPDRSAADPSSNGSGDFDLFLPLRSAGSLENPYPMYSVIRTVRPVLEVPVADYTGPGVWMLTRYRDVHSAVRDPRFSVERLRAPLMRDNLDRMPEFLRQNATGMRSMLTMDPPDHTRVRKLVNKAFTPKRIAALRGHIQAIVGELADAAQDQGTFDLIHDVAEPLPAIVIAELLGVPVEDHRQFRQWSSAMINGFASSSSQGRATGTEAARQIFDYLADIIAARRRAPREDLISAMIAAQEERDALTDDELLATGNLLLLAGHETTTNLIGNGTLALLREPDQWKRLCDEPPLLPTAIEELLRYDGPVQATVRVALEDVAIDDQVIPEGSLVLVSIGAANHDPDVFEDPDQLDLTRNPNPHLAFGFGTHFCLGAPLARLEAQLAFDTLTKRFPGLSLVDDLPVYRPNPVLRGLTSLDVAA
- a CDS encoding serine/threonine-protein kinase codes for the protein MTDPTASYSEEFTHTQAADTAGEIEIGTRTLESAFAVTMPPTRLAQIEVGQHLDDFDLLLELGKGAFARVFLARQRSLQRLVAVKISANRDDEPQTLAQLEHDYIVRVFDQRILPDRECRLMYMQYLPGGTLLNVVEAIRRAGRPPGSGQALLDAVDNALESRGEIRPTESATRTELATLSWPETVAWLGKRLAEALHYANSRGVLHRDIKLANVLLAPNCIPKLADFNISFGRNVSGASPFTYFGGTLSYMSPEQLMACRPGHALDAAKLDTRSDIYSLAVVLWELLTGRKPFDDSAAKEAQASSDGSVGDTTGLERMLATREQGVSAAALAALPANCPAALRRVLLKALSADRDLRWSSGAELAEQFQLCLDPRARDLVDPPARSWRLRLRPYFLLIASLAVMVPNLLAGAYNIQHNQLLIVSKLSEQAQGRFILITTLVNLIWYPVGFAVLVYWGRSVILVPRRLRRGLAPPPDALAQARHDCLVAGDRTVFVVFSMWLLAGLTFPLTMEFAAGGIPGRSAIHFFGSLAVCGAISIAYSFFLLNFYIVRSIYPELVAHGYTNPQEAEQLRGLSRRLSRYLAVAASVPLLGIVAVTYLTASEIAEVIVPIRVLCIGGIAAFALVYWMSRQIEFDIQALKRVIRHRAAH